In Impatiens glandulifera unplaced genomic scaffold, dImpGla2.1, whole genome shotgun sequence, the genomic window CAATTATAATACTGTGTGTTGTGAGTAGTTGTTTTGTGGGTAGTATTATGTGATAGTTGTTTTGTAGGGTAATATTATGTGGTAGTTGTTTTTTTATAGTGGTTTTGTAGATAGTGGTTTTGTGGTAGTGGTTTTGTAGGCAGCAGTTTTGTAGCATTGGTTTTGTGGGTAGTATTATGTGGTAATATCAAATTTTAGGGTGGTGTTTGAGCAAGAAtaaatgatgatgatgttaaactTGGTTGAAGATgacaagtttatttattttatttaatatttattttatttaataattagttgaAGTAGTTGTTATATGTTGCTTAATTTTTGTATTAGTTGTTAAATTGTAAAATCTATTTACAAGtctttaattatcaataaataaataatacttttagTATTATTTGTTTTGCCATTTTATATCATAgccaaaacaacctaacgggacaTAAACAAGTTGTGAGAttgagagaataaaaaataaaaaaattccattAGATCGAGACACGCTTTTGTAGGGCCGACAAGACTCTAAATCCAATACAAATTAAGACTTCAATCCACTTTCAAACAAGCCTGaatttaattctttatttttctttatcctTTCTTACGctcaacaactataactactaATTTATAAAGATCAATGTGGATTAAGACAAATATTATGATTAAGAGAGGATCataaaaaagtgaattatttctctctttttcacTTAGACCATTTCCAACcgaaaaaaacattttcaaatttattttggtataaatgtcatatcaaacagtaattcatttCCAACCGAAAAACTCGTTCTCCAAcctaaaaagaatatttttataatattttttcttacatcaacttttataaccTTTTAATATCactcatatattttacaaacttataaattacactacaatattataatatcattcaaatattttaaacttaattataaattaattataaaaaattattaaaaattcaaaaattacaatacaCAATACACGAACAtacaaaatacatattttttaatattattataattatttttaaatattattataaattttatgttatataaaaatattatataaatgaattaaattaataattatataaataagcttaatataaaatatatgataaagtataaatataaacaaataaaacatataaaattaaaatataaataacctatataaattaattatataaataagtttaatatataaaatttataaaataaaagttgaagggctaaaatgttaaaaaaaaaatatgcgtCTATGTACCTTAGCCACGCATATTTACGTGCTTTGAAAAGGGAAATTGGGATATCCCATTTTACGTATGGTTACTGATAATCCCATTTTTAGTATCAGTTTGCAGCTCCGTTGAAATTGCTCTAAGAAAGAAAAACAGTTTCAACTAATGTCTCAACAACATATTTCATCCACAAACCCATTGTGGAGTAAAATCTAAATGTTGCAGTTTAATCAACTGCTACAATGTATAAATGTTACACatcttattcaaaataaaaaaaaattatattacacaacttattaaaaagaaattacatATAAGATGCCGACTTCATAATAATCCGTCGACTTATGAAGAGTTAGAAAACCTAACCCCAAATGCTCTCGTATCACAAACTTTCATCCTTCTGTCTTTCATAGTGAAAGTGTTTGTCTTTGCTTCCTTTACTCTGATATTTTGAAAACCATCTATGAATCTTGCTCCAAGCCTTAGCTTACTAACCCGCTTCCAATTCCGATCATGCAAGATCGAGAGATCGGTCAATGTTCCTATGCCGTCTTTTAGTTCAAGAACAACATTTCCCTTGAGGATATTTTTCCCATTCATTtcctttataatattttggctGAACTCTTCTGCCGTCCAATCATCTCTGTCAAAGCTTCCCTTCAGGATAACTATTTCCAATTTTGCTGAAGCTTCTGGTCCGGAGATGACAGCTTCGCCCGTATGAACATTAAATAGAGTTACTAAAATGGAGCTGTTCCCTTCACCCTTTATGGTGTCTGCTGTCCATACTGTTTCCGAAACATTACATGAGAATTGTAATTCCAAGTCTCTTGATTCAGAAGAGCTGCCGGCACCAGAATAGCTGCATAGCATCATTTCAAGCATTAGTCAGTCAAGTGGAAACTAACTTTAACCCAAAAGACAAGTCTTGGAGAAAACAGTGAAAGATCCTATCTATGTAGAATCTTACCATTTTCCATTGTTCAGATATTTCAGCTGCTGTTCATTTTCCTTATTTACCTACACATACAAAGGAAATGTGAAACataggcttgtttgatgtttagttatttgggataaatctCAGTTTTTATCTTAAAACTCAAACATTATATCAACAATCTAATCAATAATTTCAgtctatttaaatatcaaagTTATCCATACTAATTTTATCATCTCTTTCTAAACTATCATTCTAAACCCCTGAACTAAATATGGAATcaagaagatgaaaagaaagagaaaagtgGGTTAGTAAGGAAAGGAAGGAAGTTACTGACAATTGGTCGAACTATCTGCTCGGAAGCTATGTGAAGAAGTGATGCGCCGTCGATCTCTCTGCAGAAGAGACAAAGGCATTTatgattaatgaatgaaaaGTGAAATTCAGATCAATTCAATTAGAGAACAAAAACGTTACTTTATTATAAAGTCGGAACAGATGATCTCCTCCAAAACAGCTGGATTGATTTGGGAATTAGCAAGTCCTGACGTCGGAAGATTGTTTGACATGATtaagagaagaagaaattggGTTGTTTGTTTGTTAGGGTTGAGAGATGAAAAACAGCAGAAAATTACGAATATTTATTTGCACAATTCAAACCGCGTAATCTCTCTCCGAGTGGCGTAAGAGACGAGAATGAATGTAAGTGCAGAATAAGGGATTGAACTTGGTTGAGTTGACGGCAATTCTCACCTCATAAGAATATTAAgttattcttattatatattaaccCCATCTTTATTTGCATTTAAGATTGAAATCAATATCAAAAAGTTTTTATAAGATGCTCcggttgttttttttaattataaaaattcctccaatcaaatattattttaataatttaaatttattaaaataaattcataacaaACAATCGGCATAGtcaatatcatttttaaaaaataattaaattattataagaaatataattataccaCATTTATAAAATCAGttcttcaccaaaaataaaCTACGAAAATGCTAAAATTAAaccatattaaaaattaattctacattaaaattaaatcatattaaattattcaatactacaccaaaatttgaattctaattatatataacaaatgttttaaacaaataaaaaataataattataattacctTATTTAATCTACGGTTTTTTCCCATAATCATCGTCGTCTTGTTGTTGGGCTGCACGGGTGGAATTGATGTGGATGAACCTTGGCCAAATGATTAACCGACATTAGTAAATTGTGCAAACATTGTAAGATTTATTGATGAACCGCCAGACATAAACTGTGACATAAGACACATCATCTCGACTCACTCCTTCCTTGTCAAGTTCTGCCTCTCTTCAATATTTGTCTGTTCTTTCTGCATATCATACATTTGACTGTTTAGGATTAGTCTTTGTTACAATATTCCAACCCGGTTTATCACCAATGTCTTTGCCAtaaaatacttgttttgtttgagttgtttgttaggatttgtatctcccaaatccgatctgcttgaaaacaatctgtaaaaacacaagaaagaaggaCACAaaaacacacagatttatagtggttcactaaaattgagctacatccacttcagccaccactagatttactatgaagaag contains:
- the LOC124917740 gene encoding calmodulin-binding protein 60 B-like — encoded protein: MSNNLPTSGLANSQINPAVLEEIICSDFIIKEIDGASLLHIASEQIVRPIVNKENEQQLKYLNNGKCYSGAGSSSESRDLELQFSCNVSETVWTADTIKGEGNSSILVTLFNVHTGEAVISGPEASAKLEIVILKGSFDRDDWTAEEFSQNIIKEMNGKNILKGNVVLELKDGIGTLTDLSILHDRNWKRVSKLRLGARFIDGFQNIRVKEAKTNTFTMKDRRMKVCDTRAFGVRFSNSS